CAACATTATTTTCTTTTAATTTGCTAACATCTTCCTTTGTTTTAATGCCACTTTCAGAAATAAATACTATATTATCACTTACGCATCTACGTAGACTTATACTATTATCAATATCTACACTAAAATCATTGAGGTTCCTATTGTTTACGCCAATAATTTCTGCACCAACATTCATGGCAGTTCTGATTTCATCACCATCATGAGTTTCAACAATGGCTGAAAGGCCCAAATCATGAGCCAAATCTAAAAATTTCTTTAATTGAACAATGTCCAATATGGACACTATCAAAAGCACTGCAGAAGCTCCAAGCAATTTAGCTTCCCAAACCATATATTCATCAATGACAAAGTCCTTTCTTAAAATAGGAATTGAAACGTTTTCGGAAATCTCTTTTAGATAATCATTTGAACCCTTAAAAAAGTAAGGTTCTGTTAAAACTGAAATGGCAGATGCACCTGCAGATTCATATTCCTTTGCAATGCTTACATAATCAAAATCTTCACTGATTATTCCTTTTGAAGGGGAAGCCTTTTTAACTTCAGCAATAATTGCAATTTCAGGGTCTTTAAGCACCTCCTTAAATGGAAAATCTTTTGAAATTTCCATCTGAGAAACTTCCTTTTTAAGTTCATCCAATGATTTAATATTTTTAGCTTCAACCAATCTTTCCTGAGTTTTTTCAACAATTTCATCCAACATAATAATCAACAATTTGTGCATTCAATAAACTTTTCAAGCTGTTCTAAAGCCTTTCCTGAATCAATAATTTCCGCTGCAAGACTAACGCCTTCTCTTAATGATTCAACTTTTCCTGCAACATATAATCCTGCTGCCGAATTCAATAAAACAGCATTTCTCCTAGGTCCTTTTTCACCATTTAAAATAGAGAGAGTGATTTTTGCATTTTCTTTTGCATCTCCCCCAACAAGATCTTCTTTTGATGAAAATTCCATATCAAAGTACTCTGGAGATATCTCATAAGACATTGTTTTTCCATCTTTAAGTCCACATACAAAAGTTTTGTCACTAACTGATATTTCATCCATAACATCTAAACCATAAACAACCAGTGCAGACTTAACACCAAGATTTTTAATAACTTCAGTAAGTGGTTCGACCAAATCTTTATCGTATACTCCCAAAACCTGCATAGTAGCACCTGCAGGATTTGTCAAAGGCCCCAATATATTGAATATTGTCCTTATTGACAGTTCTTTTCTAACTCCTGCAACATACTTCATTGACAAGTGATAATTTTGAGCAAACAAGAAACATAAATTAATCTTTTTTAAGCATTTTAAACTTTTTTCGGGAGGTATGTTAATATTCACTCCCAACTCCTCCAACACATCAGCAGCACCACATTTACTTGATGCAGCCCTGTTTCCATGTTTTGCAACCGGAACGCCGGCTGCAGAAATCACGATTGAAGAGGTTGTTGATATATTGAATGTATTGGATCCGTCACCACCGGTTCCGACAATTTCCAAAACTTCCTCATCATTCAATAGTCTCACACAATGAGCCCTCATCGCTTCAGCAGAAGCAGTAATCTCATCAATTGTTTCACCCTTCATGGACATTGCAGTTAGGTAAGCACTCATTTGAACTTCACTCGCCTCACCACTCATGATTTCATCCATAGTTTGATATGCTTCATCATAAGTCAAATTTTCATGTTTATACACTTTTAAAATAGCTTCCTTAATCATAAAATCCCTTTTTCTACTTTTTCTATAAAATTTTTAATAATAATTAATCCGTCCGGAGTTAAAATTGATTCCGGATGAAATTGAAGACCATAGACATTATAATCATTATGTTTTACGGCCATAATCTCACCATCATCCTTTGCTTTTGAGATAACATCAAGACTATCTGGAATTGTGTCTTCCATCAAACTTAAAGAATGGTACCTGCCTACTGTAATTTCTGAAGGCAATCCTTTAAAGATAAAATCATAATCAAGTGAAATCCTGGAAGATTTTCCATGCATTAATCTTTTTGCATGAGAAACTGTACCACCCAAAGCTTCACAAATTGCCTGATGGCCTAAACAAACACCCAAAATTGGTATTTTATCATGAAATTCTTTTACCAAATCCACGCAGATTCCTGCATTTTTTGGTTTACCCGGTCCTGGAGACAGGATAATACACTCAGGATTTAGATTGGAGATTTCATCAAGAGTTATCTTATCATTTCTATAAACCAAAATATCAGAATTAACTTCACCAACCAATTGGAAGAGATTATAGGAAAAACTGTCATAATTATCAATTAAAAGAATCATTCTAAACCTCCATCAGCAATTTTTAGAGCATTAATAACTGCAGCTGCTTTGTTCAAGCATTCATCAAATTCCGTATCCGGCACACTATCGGCTACAATGCCTGCACCTGACCTAATAAATACCTTATTATTTCGTGCAAAAGCGATTCTTATGGAAATGCAAGTGTCAATATTGCCGCTTAAATCCAAATAACCAATAGCTCCGCCGTAAATTCCCCTTTTATTATTTTCAAGCTCATTAATAATTTCACAGGCTCTTATTTTTGGAGCACCGGACAATGTCCCTGCAGGCAAAATTGAATCTATGGCTACAAGAGAATCCAAATCGCTTCTTAATATTCCGCTAACGGTGGACCCAATGTGCATAACATGAGAAAACCTTTCAACTGAGAGATATTTGTCAACAGTTACTGAACCTATCTCTGAAATTTTTCCAATATCATTGCGTCCCAAATCAACCAGCATATTATGTTCCGCCAATTCCTTTTCATCAGCCAAAAGTTCTTTTTCAAGCATTAAATCTTCTTCAGGTGTTTTGCCCCTAGGCCTTGTGCCGGCAAGTGGAAAGGTATATAAATTTTTATCATTCAATTTAACCAATGTTTCCGGTGATGCTCCAGCTATTTCAACATCATTACTTGAGAAGTAGAACATGTAAGGTGAAGGGTTTGTAGTTCTTAATACTCTATAAGTATCAAACAAGCTTCCTGAAATTTCTGCTTCGATTCTGTTTGACAATACGACTTGAAAGATATCTCCCTCTTTAATATAATCCTTGGCCTTTTCAACCATATCGCAGTATTTTTCACGTGAAAAAACTGGTTTAAATTCTGACTTTAATTTTAAGGATTCTATTTCAGTTTTTTTACCATTTTTTATAAGATTTGCAATATCTTTTAGTTCGTCGCATGCCCTTTTATAATTATTTTCCAAATCATCAGTTTTGATATTTGAAATGATAATGATTTTTTGCCTGAAATTATCAAATGCAATCACCTTATCAAACAGCATTAAATCAATGTCCTTGAACTGGTCCTGATTTTCAGCATCCAAATTAAGTGAAGGTTCTGAATATTTAATATAATCATAGGCAAAATAACCAACGAATCCACCAGTGAACGGAGGAAGATAATCTAATTTCGGAGATTTATTTTTTAAAATTAAATCCTTAATTATGACGCTTGGATTATCGGTTTCAATTGTAACCAAATCATCATTGAATTCATTGAAATCTGCATCACCCTTAATTTTAACAACACCGTCCTGACATGTGAATTCCAAAAGAGGATCAAAACCTAAAAAACTGTATCTTCCCCATTTTTCCGCATCCTCTATACTTTCCAGCATGTAACAATGATTGCTGATGCCTTTTAAAATTCTTAAAACTTCTATAGGAGTTGCAATATCTGAAAACAATTCATATGATATTGGTATGCGTTTGTACTCCTCATTTTTTGCTATTTCTTTTACTTCTTTTATACTTGGGGAAAACATTTTATCACTAATATAAGATTTAATATAATGTACTATTTAAAACCTTGTTGTAACTTTTTGTACATTGTAAAATTTTAGTAAAAAAATTTAATTGATTTTATCCTGTTCTTTACTGAATTCAAGGACAATTTTTTTTATTTCTCGGCTTTCCAAATAAGGTAATTTTTCAGCAATTTCCTTTTCCAAATCCCTATTTAACTGCAACCTCTTTTGGACATACTCTTCACCCTCAAATTCACTGCGATATTGTTTATTTAAATTTGAATATTTGGTAATTAATGGCTGAAGAATAGTTCCAACATCTTCATCTAACTTGTCATTGATTATTTTTCTTTTTCTAATTTCAGATACATAACCAACGACTGTAACAAAAAATCCTAAAACGGTAATTGTTAAAGCGGGAACAAAAATCTTTTCATTATCCAAAAATGCAATAGTTATCAGAATCCCAATAAAAATTAGAAAAACACCAATTTTTCTTAAATCCATGAAAACACCTTTAAGATATTCTTTATTTTTAAATTATTTAAATATTATTCCAATTGGAATAGATAAATTTTAAGATTAAAATAAAAGAGACAATTGCCAAAACAGACATTGCCCCAACAACCAAATCATTATTAAATAAGATTTGATAAGAATCCAAATGATAAACGCTTTCACCAATCAAATTATTTAAAAAATGAGCAAAAATCGGAACGAAAATATTTTCACTCTTCAAATAAAGTAAAGCCATGCAGACTGCAAATATAAAAGCCGAAAATATGCTTCCAAAACCATGAAGAGATGCAAAAAGCAGAGAAGATATTAAAATTGCAAAGGTAGTCGGGACAATTATCTTCAATTTATTTAAAAAGATGCCTCTAAAAATCAATTCTTCAACTACCGGAGAAAGCAAAACCACCGATAAAAATCCTACAATCCCAAACAATTCAATGTTCAAACTCATAAAAGAACCGAAAATACTGTTTGAATCAACAACTTGAAGAATGAAATTTGAAAAATACAGCATCCCATAAGAAAAGAAAATATTCAGTAATACAACAGATCCGATTGTTTTAAAAGAAACCTTAGAAAATACCTTTAATAATTCAATTTTCAATTCATTAAATGAATTTCTTAACTTAAATATGAAATAGGCGAGAACAATCAAATACAAAAATGTTGAGTTAAATTTAATATTAAAAAAATTAAAACCTACCATCAATATACACAGTACAATGAAAAGCACCAATAATTCCAAAAGTGAAATTTTTTTAATTTTTTCATTAAATGATGACATGATATCTTAAAAAAAAATAAAAAATGGATAAAATCCAATAATTTTAATTTTTAACAAATTTACAAAAACTATAACACAAATAAACTAAATATCACATTATTAAAATATATTAAATAAATTTAGATACGCATTGCTAATGTTTACGAAAAATCTACTTTCCACAATCCATTATCAATTCCCCATTCGCTAAGTAATTACAAACATAATACTTACAAAATATATCTGCCAGATAATTTAATCTTTTTCAAAGATGAAAACATCTTCTATATGTTCTTTTCCCAACGTTTTAGTAATATTATAGGCTAATAATAAGGAAGGATTATAACGAGCGTTTTCTAAAGCATTTACTGTTTGACGAGTAACACCAACAGAATCAGCAAGTTCTTGCTGTGTCATCCCCAATTTCTGGCGAAACTGTCTTATTCTAGTTTCCATATAATCACCTATTTATATTTAAATATAAATGGTGTTACTATTTCTTTCATAATACCTATATAAATGTGTTGATATATTGAACAACATATAATAACCTTAATAAACAAATTTATAAATATAATGTTTATCTTAAACGTGCAAGAATACCCTGACTTCTTTAAGTCATGGATGAATTGCACCAAGGTAGGCATTACTTTTCAAATGCTATTTGATGAAATTTAAATAACAAGATAACAAAAAAATAATAAATGACAATGACACAATTAAATCAAACTTTTTCAACGATAAAAGCAATATTAATTGAATCTGTCTGAACCTTCGGGACGAGGGGGATAGCACGGTAATCCTATACTCCAAAGAGTATACAGCCCGTGAATTAAGAATCCTCAACTTCTATAAAGTTGAGGTAGTTCAAGAGATGATAAATTATGGCAATACATCCTATTGAATTTAGATATGGAACTCCCGAAATGAAAAAAATTTGGGAAGAAGAAAATAAACTACAAAAAATGTTAGATGTTGAATCCGCATTGGCACAGGCTGAAGGAAAACTTGGAATTATCCCTCAGGAAGTTGCAGATGAAATTGCTGCAAAAGCAAATACCAATTTTGTGAAATTAGAAAGAATGAAAGAAATTGAAGCTGAAACCAACCACGATATTGCAGCATTATCAAAATCAATTACTGAAGTTTGTGAAAATGGCGCTGGAGAATATGTTCATTTCGGAGCTACATCCAATGACATTGTAGACAGTTCAAATTCATTACTTATCCACGACTCCATTGAAGTATTGAAAGAAAAATTAGAAAGATTAACAAAAATAATGCTCAAATTAGCTGAAGAAAATAAAATGAAAGTATGTATTGGACGTACTCATGGTCAACATGCCCTTCCAACCACTTACGGAATGAAATTTGGAATTTGGGCAGACGAACTTCACAGACAATATGTAAGACTTGAAAACGCTGAAGCCAATGTCTGCATTGGAATGATGGACGGAGCAGTTGGAACAACTGCCGCTTTAGGCGAACAAGGTTGGGAAATTCACAAAAGCGTTGCAGAAATATTAGGATTACCTGCAGCTA
This window of the uncultured Methanobrevibacter sp. genome carries:
- the trpC gene encoding indole-3-glycerol phosphate synthase TrpC, with translation MLDEIVEKTQERLVEAKNIKSLDELKKEVSQMEISKDFPFKEVLKDPEIAIIAEVKKASPSKGIISEDFDYVSIAKEYESAGASAISVLTEPYFFKGSNDYLKEISENVSIPILRKDFVIDEYMVWEAKLLGASAVLLIVSILDIVQLKKFLDLAHDLGLSAIVETHDGDEIRTAMNVGAEIIGVNNRNLNDFSVDIDNSISLRRCVSDNIVFISESGIKTKEDVSKLKENNVDAVLIGETLMKSDDKKSLISELKNG
- the trpD gene encoding anthranilate phosphoribosyltransferase; protein product: MIKEAILKVYKHENLTYDEAYQTMDEIMSGEASEVQMSAYLTAMSMKGETIDEITASAEAMRAHCVRLLNDEEVLEIVGTGGDGSNTFNISTTSSIVISAAGVPVAKHGNRAASSKCGAADVLEELGVNINIPPEKSLKCLKKINLCFLFAQNYHLSMKYVAGVRKELSIRTIFNILGPLTNPAGATMQVLGVYDKDLVEPLTEVIKNLGVKSALVVYGLDVMDEISVSDKTFVCGLKDGKTMSYEISPEYFDMEFSSKEDLVGGDAKENAKITLSILNGEKGPRRNAVLLNSAAGLYVAGKVESLREGVSLAAEIIDSGKALEQLEKFIECTNC
- a CDS encoding aminodeoxychorismate/anthranilate synthase component II yields the protein MILLIDNYDSFSYNLFQLVGEVNSDILVYRNDKITLDEISNLNPECIILSPGPGKPKNAGICVDLVKEFHDKIPILGVCLGHQAICEALGGTVSHAKRLMHGKSSRISLDYDFIFKGLPSEITVGRYHSLSLMEDTIPDSLDVISKAKDDGEIMAVKHNDYNVYGLQFHPESILTPDGLIIIKNFIEKVEKGIL
- the trpE gene encoding anthranilate synthase component I, translated to MFSPSIKEVKEIAKNEEYKRIPISYELFSDIATPIEVLRILKGISNHCYMLESIEDAEKWGRYSFLGFDPLLEFTCQDGVVKIKGDADFNEFNDDLVTIETDNPSVIIKDLILKNKSPKLDYLPPFTGGFVGYFAYDYIKYSEPSLNLDAENQDQFKDIDLMLFDKVIAFDNFRQKIIIISNIKTDDLENNYKRACDELKDIANLIKNGKKTEIESLKLKSEFKPVFSREKYCDMVEKAKDYIKEGDIFQVVLSNRIEAEISGSLFDTYRVLRTTNPSPYMFYFSSNDVEIAGASPETLVKLNDKNLYTFPLAGTRPRGKTPEEDLMLEKELLADEKELAEHNMLVDLGRNDIGKISEIGSVTVDKYLSVERFSHVMHIGSTVSGILRSDLDSLVAIDSILPAGTLSGAPKIRACEIINELENNKRGIYGGAIGYLDLSGNIDTCISIRIAFARNNKVFIRSGAGIVADSVPDTEFDECLNKAAAVINALKIADGGLE
- a CDS encoding CPBP family intramembrane glutamic endopeptidase — translated: MKIELLKVFSKVSFKTIGSVVLLNIFFSYGMLYFSNFILQVVDSNSIFGSFMSLNIELFGIVGFLSVVLLSPVVEELIFRGIFLNKLKIIVPTTFAILISSLLFASLHGFGSIFSAFIFAVCMALLYLKSENIFVPIFAHFLNNLIGESVYHLDSYQILFNNDLVVGAMSVLAIVSFILILKFIYSNWNNI
- a CDS encoding helix-turn-helix transcriptional regulator, coding for METRIRQFRQKLGMTQQELADSVGVTRQTVNALENARYNPSLLLAYNITKTLGKEHIEDVFIFEKD